From one Bacteroidales bacterium genomic stretch:
- the rplI gene encoding 50S ribosomal protein L9: MNVILKQDMPNLGHKDDIVMVKDGYARNYLIPKGYAINATAQNKKVHEEILRQRAHKEEQLKEAAMKLAEELKKVSLTIGAKTSTKGKIFGSVNTIQIAEALIEKGFEVERKNISIKDDLIKEIGSYSATVKLHKEVLVDIPFEIVSE; encoded by the coding sequence ATGAATGTGATCTTAAAACAGGACATGCCCAATCTGGGACATAAGGACGACATTGTTATGGTGAAGGATGGATATGCCAGGAATTACCTGATTCCGAAAGGCTATGCCATCAATGCCACGGCACAGAACAAAAAGGTCCATGAGGAGATTCTCCGGCAACGTGCTCACAAAGAAGAGCAACTGAAAGAGGCCGCTATGAAACTGGCCGAAGAACTGAAGAAAGTGAGTCTGACCATTGGTGCCAAAACCAGCACCAAGGGAAAAATCTTTGGTTCTGTAAATACCATCCAGATAGCCGAAGCCCTGATAGAAAAAGGATTCGAAGTGGAACGCAAGAACATTTCCATCAAAGATGATCTGATCAAAGAGATCGGAAGCTACTCAGCCACCGTCAAACTCCATAAAGAGGTGCTGGTGGATATTCCTTTTGAAATCGTTTCCGAATAG
- the rpsF gene encoding 30S ribosomal protein S6, with the protein MNQYETVFIATPVLSESQMKEAVAKFKKIITDSKGEIVYEEDWGLKKLAYPIQKKSTGFYHLIEFRAEPSLIAKLEIEYRRDERIIRFLTMKMEKYAVAYAEKKRARKSEEQKQENE; encoded by the coding sequence TTGAATCAATACGAAACCGTTTTCATTGCTACTCCCGTTTTGTCTGAAAGCCAGATGAAGGAAGCGGTTGCAAAATTCAAGAAGATTATCACCGACAGCAAAGGTGAAATCGTTTATGAAGAAGACTGGGGGCTGAAGAAGCTGGCCTACCCCATTCAAAAGAAATCCACCGGGTTTTACCATCTGATCGAGTTCAGGGCAGAACCCAGCCTGATCGCGAAACTGGAAATTGAGTACCGCAGGGATGAGCGAATCATTCGCTTTCTGACCATGAAAATGGAGAAATATGCGGTTGCTTATGCAGAGAAGAAAAGAGCAAGAAAATCAGAAGAACAAAAACAGGAGAACGAATAA
- a CDS encoding putative LPS assembly protein LptD, producing the protein MSCPVLHAQQADTVVAAAHPALDSFFEAISDSMVMADSLRSDTLTIPPSGGGDVESEVVYDANDSLIFWLDDGMVELYGGAIITYEDITLEADYIRYEMDLNLVIANGLPDSAGNMAGNPVFTDANNSFESKNLRYNFKTQKGYIEEVITQQEGGYLHAEQTKKQNNGHVHLKDGKYTTCDLDHPHFYIALTKAISMPGDKIVFGPAYIVLADVPLPIGLPFGFFPNSTTKTSGILIPKYGEEARRGFFLREGGYYFAMNDYMDLRVTGDIYTNGTWGVRVGSNYKWNYRFGGNLNVRYFKNVNGYKNIEDTYTVSRDYAIGWSHSQDSRANPNSSFRASVNLSSSSYDQNHTRNINSVMRNTKQSSISYTKSWPNSPFNMSASLNHSQNSNNKSVSLTLPKVSFNMARINPFKRKSGVGPKRFYEDIQLSYTSLLENRISTTDTLLFTSQVWDDMKNGYNHSIPLSLSIKPFRKTPMLQSFAITPSLNYNGMLYTKQTRKYLSYEDEYDELGNITGYSTTIIKDTISKISYAHSLFPSIGSGISPKIYGMYTFKGKGRLEQIRHVMTPTAGFSYVPDMGNFQPDYYRTLVDEESGDTVAIYSIYEDGIYGTPSTRGASGSLNFSLRNNLEAKMRSKNDTIDELEKVKLLDNLSLSTSLNLFHTDTLTPAWTPINFNGSTKLFDNKLNFTFRGVLDPFGYDTATNRSRTAETWFSQTGKPLRLTAVSMSTGFTLKSKKEKNGTKPGQEDLDGQSQLNSRGMDGEDPLGTYDPNVEEFYGDYVDFDIPWSLRVDYSFSYSKKLDESKIIQTLRTSGDFSLSPNWKIGFNTGYDLNTKQFTTTNLSIYRDLHCWEMRISVVPFGNYKSYNFQINAKSAILSDLKWNKRKSWVDNF; encoded by the coding sequence GCGATTATCACCTATGAAGACATCACCCTGGAGGCTGACTATATCCGCTATGAGATGGACCTGAACCTGGTCATTGCAAACGGATTGCCCGATAGCGCGGGAAATATGGCGGGAAATCCGGTCTTTACGGATGCAAACAATTCATTTGAATCCAAGAACCTGAGATATAATTTTAAAACTCAGAAAGGCTATATCGAAGAGGTGATCACCCAGCAGGAGGGAGGTTACCTGCATGCGGAGCAGACCAAGAAACAGAATAACGGGCATGTGCACCTGAAGGACGGGAAATATACCACCTGCGATCTGGACCACCCCCATTTCTATATCGCCCTGACCAAGGCGATCAGTATGCCGGGAGATAAGATAGTTTTCGGACCTGCCTACATTGTCCTGGCCGATGTGCCGCTTCCCATCGGACTTCCCTTTGGTTTTTTTCCAAATTCAACTACCAAAACTTCGGGAATCCTGATTCCCAAATACGGGGAGGAAGCCAGGCGGGGTTTTTTCCTCCGGGAAGGAGGCTACTATTTTGCCATGAACGATTATATGGACCTGCGTGTAACCGGAGATATCTATACCAACGGTACCTGGGGGGTGCGGGTCGGAAGTAATTATAAATGGAACTATCGTTTCGGGGGAAATCTGAATGTGCGCTATTTTAAGAATGTGAACGGATATAAGAATATTGAAGATACTTATACAGTAAGCAGGGATTATGCCATTGGCTGGAGCCATAGCCAGGACTCCAGGGCTAATCCCAACAGTTCGTTCAGGGCCAGTGTAAACTTATCCAGCTCCTCCTACGATCAGAACCATACCAGGAATATCAACAGTGTGATGAGAAACACCAAGCAGTCCAGTATCTCCTACACAAAATCATGGCCCAACAGCCCCTTTAATATGAGTGCTTCCCTGAACCACTCGCAGAACAGCAATAATAAATCGGTTAGTCTGACTCTGCCTAAGGTCTCCTTCAACATGGCCAGGATCAATCCTTTCAAACGTAAATCGGGAGTGGGTCCCAAACGTTTTTATGAGGATATACAGTTGAGTTATACCAGTCTGCTGGAGAACCGGATTTCCACTACGGATACTCTGCTGTTCACCAGCCAGGTGTGGGATGATATGAAAAACGGATACAATCACAGCATTCCCCTGAGTTTAAGTATCAAACCATTCCGGAAAACGCCCATGCTGCAGAGTTTTGCCATTACCCCTTCCCTGAATTACAATGGGATGCTCTATACCAAGCAGACCCGGAAATATCTCAGCTATGAAGATGAGTATGATGAACTGGGGAACATCACCGGCTACAGCACTACTATTATTAAGGACACCATCAGTAAGATATCTTATGCCCACTCCCTCTTTCCCAGTATTGGTTCGGGCATCTCCCCCAAGATTTACGGCATGTATACTTTTAAGGGAAAGGGCAGGCTGGAGCAGATCAGGCATGTGATGACCCCAACGGCCGGCTTCTCCTATGTGCCCGATATGGGTAACTTCCAACCCGACTACTACCGAACCCTGGTGGATGAAGAGAGCGGGGATACCGTTGCAATTTACTCTATTTACGAAGACGGGATCTATGGAACCCCCTCCACCAGGGGAGCATCCGGTTCGCTTAATTTTTCCCTGCGTAACAATCTGGAGGCAAAGATGCGCTCCAAAAACGACACCATTGATGAACTGGAGAAGGTGAAATTGCTCGATAACCTGAGTTTAAGCACCAGCCTGAATCTCTTTCATACAGACACACTGACGCCCGCATGGACCCCGATCAATTTCAACGGAAGCACCAAATTATTTGATAATAAACTGAACTTTACTTTCCGGGGAGTACTGGATCCCTTCGGATATGATACCGCAACCAACAGAAGTCGCACCGCAGAAACCTGGTTTTCCCAGACAGGCAAACCGCTTCGCCTTACCGCAGTCAGTATGTCGACAGGTTTTACACTCAAATCAAAGAAGGAGAAGAACGGCACCAAGCCGGGACAGGAGGATCTGGACGGCCAGTCACAGCTTAACAGCCGGGGTATGGATGGAGAAGACCCCCTGGGAACCTATGATCCCAATGTGGAGGAGTTTTACGGCGACTATGTGGATTTTGATATTCCCTGGTCGCTCCGGGTGGACTATAGTTTCAGTTATTCCAAAAAACTGGATGAGAGCAAGATTATTCAGACGCTGAGGACTTCCGGCGATTTCAGTCTTTCACCCAACTGGAAAATCGGATTTAATACTGGCTATGATCTGAACACGAAACAATTCACGACCACCAACCTGAGTATTTACCGGGATCTGCATTGCTGGGAGATGCGCATCTCGGTGGTTCCCTTTGGAAACTACAAATCCTACAATTTCCAGATCAATGCCAAGTCGGCTATTCTGTCTGATCTGAAATGGAACAAAAGAAAATCCTGGGTGGATAATTTCTGA
- a CDS encoding ferritin gives MLTKKVEEILNQQIQKEDYSSQLYLSMASWAENKGFEGVSNWLYAQSEEERAHMLKLVRYVNERDGVAVIPGMETPPVDFGDIFGMFNEVLKHERYISESINEIVGVCMKENDYTTQNWIQWFVNEQIEEEASVRAIIDKLNLVGKNNLYMFDRDIMSMRGAEEAPAE, from the coding sequence ATGTTAACAAAAAAAGTTGAAGAGATCCTGAATCAGCAGATTCAAAAGGAAGACTATTCGTCACAACTCTATCTCTCCATGGCTTCATGGGCCGAAAACAAAGGATTTGAAGGAGTCTCAAACTGGCTTTACGCCCAGTCTGAAGAAGAGCGTGCCCATATGCTTAAACTGGTCAGATATGTAAATGAACGGGATGGCGTTGCGGTAATTCCGGGCATGGAAACTCCCCCCGTCGATTTTGGAGATATCTTTGGTATGTTTAACGAAGTGTTGAAACACGAAAGGTATATCTCGGAGTCTATCAATGAGATCGTGGGTGTTTGCATGAAGGAGAATGATTATACGACCCAGAACTGGATCCAGTGGTTCGTAAACGAGCAAATCGAGGAGGAGGCTTCGGTAAGGGCAATTATCGATAAACTGAATCTTGTGGGTAAGAACAACCTTTATATGTTCGACCGCGATATCATGTCCATGCGCGGTGCTGAAGAGGCCCCGGCAGAATAA
- the rpsR gene encoding 30S ribosomal protein S18, whose translation MAQDNSEIRYLTPPTVEIKKKKYCRFRKNRIKYIDYKDPEFLKKFLNEQGKILPRRLTGTSLKFQRKIAVAIKRARHLALLPYVTDMLK comes from the coding sequence ATGGCACAGGATAATTCAGAAATCAGATATTTAACTCCGCCTACGGTAGAGATTAAGAAAAAAAAGTATTGCAGGTTCAGAAAAAACCGGATTAAGTATATCGACTATAAAGATCCCGAATTCCTGAAGAAATTCCTGAACGAACAGGGGAAAATTCTTCCGAGGCGCCTGACAGGTACTTCGCTTAAGTTTCAGAGAAAAATTGCAGTGGCTATCAAGCGTGCGCGTCATCTGGCCCTGCTTCCTTATGTAACTGACATGCTAAAGTAA
- a CDS encoding DNA polymerase III subunit gamma/tau: protein MEKFIVSARKYRPASFDDVVGQPSITGTLRNSVINEHLGHAYLFSGPRGVGKTTCARIFAKTINCGNISERGEACNQCESCISFNENRSYSIHELDAASNNSVDDIRNLTEQVRIPPQIGHYSIYIIDEVHMLSQSAFNAFLKTLEEPPAHAIFVLATTEKHKIIPTILSRCQIFDFNRIRVEDAVDYLKQIADKEGLEYEEDALHVIAQKADGAMRDALSIFDQVVSFSRGRITYQDVISNLNILDSEYFFKLTFFLIDGDVASAMLLFNEILTKGFDARNFINGYAAHLRDLMVCKNPETVQLLEVGAGIREKFLTQSEQVSLSFLYEGLEICNQADIQFRSSRNQRLTIELALVKLANLSGVSKKKIVTETKQEPKPAPEPEVKEAPAPEVKEAPAPPDALSENGISSMVRTSGISIKDSLRGWSPGYLKSENADQEAVSAETDGQDSGTEERAKEADPETIIQAWNDYATSIQKSKPRIYSTLIHHKPIVSGGSTVMVLLNSEAQRDHFVKKIRSELVKHIQKTTGLQSLDIITEVSENEENGKKIYTEQDKMEFLLQKNSELAKLKSRFNLDFDD from the coding sequence ATGGAGAAGTTTATTGTTTCGGCCAGAAAGTACAGGCCTGCAAGTTTTGATGATGTGGTGGGTCAGCCCTCTATCACAGGAACGCTCAGGAATTCTGTAATCAATGAGCACCTGGGTCATGCCTATCTTTTCAGCGGTCCGCGCGGGGTAGGAAAGACAACCTGCGCCCGGATTTTTGCCAAAACCATTAACTGCGGAAATATTTCTGAGCGAGGTGAAGCGTGCAACCAGTGTGAATCGTGCATCTCCTTTAATGAGAATCGTTCCTACAGCATTCATGAACTGGATGCAGCTTCCAATAATTCGGTGGATGATATCAGGAACCTGACAGAGCAGGTGCGGATCCCACCACAAATTGGTCACTATAGTATCTATATCATTGATGAGGTACACATGCTTTCCCAGTCTGCATTTAATGCTTTTCTGAAAACGCTGGAAGAACCCCCTGCCCATGCTATTTTTGTTCTGGCCACCACGGAAAAGCATAAGATTATTCCGACCATCCTCTCGCGCTGCCAAATCTTCGATTTTAACCGGATCAGGGTCGAAGATGCGGTGGATTACCTGAAGCAGATTGCCGATAAAGAAGGTCTGGAGTACGAGGAGGATGCCCTGCATGTGATTGCCCAAAAGGCAGATGGTGCCATGCGGGATGCACTCTCCATCTTTGACCAGGTTGTTAGTTTTTCCAGGGGGAGAATCACCTACCAGGATGTGATCAGTAATCTGAACATTCTGGATTCTGAGTACTTTTTCAAACTCACCTTTTTCCTGATTGATGGTGATGTGGCATCGGCCATGCTCTTGTTCAATGAAATTCTTACCAAGGGCTTCGATGCCCGGAATTTTATCAATGGATATGCAGCACACCTGAGGGATCTGATGGTATGCAAGAATCCGGAGACTGTCCAGCTGCTGGAAGTTGGTGCCGGGATCAGGGAGAAATTCCTGACCCAATCCGAACAGGTCTCCTTATCTTTTCTTTATGAGGGACTGGAAATATGCAACCAGGCCGATATCCAGTTCAGAAGCAGCAGGAACCAGCGGCTGACTATTGAACTGGCACTGGTTAAGCTGGCCAACCTTTCCGGGGTTTCAAAAAAAAAAATAGTCACTGAAACTAAGCAGGAACCGAAACCTGCGCCTGAACCTGAAGTAAAGGAAGCCCCTGCACCTGAAGTAAAAGAGGCCCCTGCACCTCCTGATGCCCTGTCTGAGAATGGGATCAGCTCGATGGTCAGAACTTCAGGCATCTCCATTAAGGACAGCCTGAGGGGCTGGTCGCCAGGTTACCTGAAGTCGGAAAATGCAGATCAGGAAGCTGTTTCTGCTGAAACTGACGGGCAGGATTCAGGAACGGAGGAGCGTGCAAAAGAGGCGGATCCGGAAACCATCATACAGGCATGGAACGATTATGCCACCTCCATCCAGAAAAGCAAACCCCGTATATACAGCACCCTGATCCATCACAAACCCATTGTCAGTGGAGGAAGCACGGTCATGGTGCTGCTGAACAGTGAGGCACAGCGGGATCATTTTGTAAAGAAGATCAGGTCAGAACTGGTGAAGCATATTCAGAAAACCACCGGTCTCCAGTCCCTGGATATTATTACTGAAGTGTCTGAAAACGAGGAAAATGGAAAAAAAATCTACACCGAACAGGATAAGATGGAATTTCTGCTTCAGAAAAACTCTGAACTGGCTAAGCTGAAATCCCGGTTTAATCTGGATTTTGACGATTGA
- the icd gene encoding NADP-dependent isocitrate dehydrogenase: MTGEKINKQMGKITVPDFPIVPFIEGDGTGPDIWAASVRVLDAAVEKAYQGKKKIIWKEVYAGEKAYNKTGKWLPEETLDIIHEHLVAIKGPLTTPVGGGIRSLNVALRQILDLYVCLRPVKYYKGVPSPVKKPETTDMVIFRENSEDIYAGIEWMTGTPEGEKIKKFLLDEMGVSTMRFPESTSIGIKPISKEGTYRLVRAAIQYAVRKKQPSVTLVHKGNIMKFTEGQFKQWGYELAEEEFGDLVFTWNQYDRIAAKEGKAEADKAQDNALKNGKILIKDVIADAFLQQILTRPAEYSVIATMNLNGDYISDALAAIVGGIGIAPGANINYETGHAIFEATHGTAPKYAGLDKVNPGSVILSGVMMLQYMGWDEAADLIVKGLQEAIMKKKVTYDFARLMDDPTELKCSEFSSAIIENMQV; the protein is encoded by the coding sequence ATGACCGGAGAAAAGATCAACAAGCAAATGGGGAAAATTACAGTACCCGATTTTCCAATTGTTCCATTTATTGAAGGAGATGGTACCGGGCCCGATATCTGGGCTGCATCTGTCCGGGTACTGGATGCTGCCGTCGAAAAGGCATACCAGGGCAAAAAAAAGATCATATGGAAAGAGGTTTATGCCGGTGAAAAGGCATACAACAAGACCGGTAAATGGCTGCCGGAAGAGACCCTGGATATCATACACGAGCACCTGGTGGCCATCAAGGGACCCCTGACAACTCCGGTTGGCGGGGGCATCAGGTCACTGAATGTGGCATTAAGGCAGATACTTGATCTTTATGTATGCCTTCGGCCGGTCAAGTATTACAAAGGAGTCCCTTCTCCGGTAAAAAAGCCGGAGACCACGGATATGGTCATATTTCGCGAGAACTCAGAAGATATCTATGCCGGCATTGAGTGGATGACCGGAACCCCGGAAGGGGAAAAAATCAAGAAATTCCTTTTGGATGAGATGGGTGTGTCCACCATGCGCTTCCCTGAAAGTACCTCCATTGGCATCAAACCCATTTCAAAAGAGGGAACCTACCGGCTGGTCAGGGCTGCCATCCAGTATGCGGTCCGCAAGAAGCAGCCATCTGTAACTTTGGTGCATAAAGGGAATATCATGAAGTTTACTGAAGGCCAGTTCAAGCAGTGGGGATATGAGCTGGCTGAAGAGGAATTTGGCGACCTGGTATTTACCTGGAACCAGTACGACAGAATCGCCGCGAAAGAAGGTAAAGCGGAGGCAGATAAGGCACAGGATAATGCCCTTAAGAATGGAAAAATTTTAATCAAGGACGTGATAGCCGATGCCTTCCTGCAACAGATACTTACCCGGCCGGCCGAATACTCTGTCATAGCCACTATGAACCTGAATGGCGACTATATTTCTGATGCCCTGGCTGCTATTGTGGGGGGCATAGGGATCGCACCAGGCGCCAATATAAATTATGAGACCGGTCATGCTATTTTTGAGGCTACACATGGAACCGCACCCAAATATGCCGGACTGGATAAGGTGAATCCCGGATCAGTTATTCTTTCCGGGGTGATGATGCTGCAATACATGGGATGGGATGAAGCGGCCGATTTGATTGTAAAGGGATTGCAGGAAGCCATTATGAAGAAGAAAGTTACCTATGACTTTGCCAGGCTGATGGACGACCCTACTGAATTGAAGTGTTCAGAATTTAGCTCAGCCATTATTGAGAATATGCAGGTTTAA
- the secA gene encoding preprotein translocase subunit SecA — MDVGKILGKFLGNKADRDMREVMPVVDKIKAAYEPMPRLSNDQLRERSAMLKKRVADFVAEEKSQMEALKARAEDPEVDVSEKEAIYKQIDKLEEEIDEKYEVILDEILPEAFAVIKDTARRFKEHDEIEVTALDHDRTLAASRESVEIRDNRAIWKNRWMAGGNEITWDMVHYDVQLIGGVALHRGKIAEMATGEGKTLVATLPVFLNALSGKGVHLVTVNDYLAKRDSEWMGPIYEFHGLTVDCIDKHQPNSEARRKAYNSDITFGTNNEFGFDYLRDNMAHSPAELVQRKHNYSIVDEVDSVLVDDARTPLIISGPIPKGDDQEFGEYKPKVEKLVTVQRHLVNNIFTEARKLLAEGDTEKAGFKLLQAHKGLPKYKALIKLLSEEGNKSLLLKTENHYMQEQSKNMHLVTDELYFTIEEKLNSVELTEKGIDLITGSSDDPDFFILPDIGSEVAEIERSDMEDKKKLEIKDKMLQDYAVKSERIHTVNQLLKAYAMFEKEVEYVVMDNKVKIVDEQTGRIMEGRRYSDGLHQAIEAKENVKVEAATQTWATITLQNYFRMYHKLAGMTGTAETEAGEFWDIYKLDVMVIPTNRPIVRDDREDLVYKTKREKYNAVIDELVRLNKEGRPALVGTTTVEVSELLSKMLKIGKIPHNVLNAKLHQREAEVVAQAGKAGTVTIATNMAGRGTDIKLSAEVKVAGGLAIIGTERHESRRVDRQLRGRSGRQGDPGSSQFYVCLEDDLMRLFGSERIAGMMDKLGLKEGEVIQHSMITKSIERAQKKVEENNFGIRKNLLEYDDVMNSQREVIYKRRKHALYGERLGLDIANMMFDVTESIVNEYHSSGDFDGFKLELIRFLSIESPVAADEFKRLTSNELVDKIYEDLLIAYKRKQESISEQAMPVINQVYEHQRQVYENIVVPVSDGTRVFQVLANLEKCYNSGGKELVRSYEKSIILATIDQSWQEHLRELDDLRQSVRNAQYEQKDPLLIYKFEAFELFTAMIDKVNKDVVSTLMKAHIPLKDPNSVKRAEAPKKLDLSKFEANKDELNSYNDPSGGGKAKDGRTQAHQPVRVEKKVGRNDPCPCGSGKKYKNCHGRPGA; from the coding sequence ATGGATGTAGGCAAAATACTAGGGAAGTTTCTAGGTAATAAGGCGGACAGGGATATGCGTGAGGTGATGCCTGTTGTGGATAAGATAAAAGCTGCATATGAGCCTATGCCCCGGCTGAGTAACGACCAGTTACGAGAGCGGTCAGCTATGCTTAAGAAGCGGGTGGCTGATTTTGTTGCCGAAGAAAAATCGCAGATGGAAGCCCTGAAAGCCAGAGCAGAAGATCCGGAAGTGGATGTGAGCGAAAAGGAGGCCATTTATAAACAGATCGATAAACTGGAAGAGGAGATTGATGAGAAGTATGAGGTGATTCTGGATGAAATACTCCCGGAGGCTTTTGCAGTGATTAAAGATACCGCCCGTCGCTTTAAGGAACACGATGAGATTGAGGTAACGGCTTTGGACCATGACAGGACACTGGCTGCCAGCAGGGAATCGGTGGAGATCAGAGACAACAGGGCCATCTGGAAGAACCGCTGGATGGCGGGGGGAAATGAAATCACCTGGGATATGGTCCATTATGATGTGCAGCTTATTGGCGGAGTGGCGCTGCACAGAGGGAAAATCGCGGAGATGGCTACCGGTGAAGGAAAGACCCTGGTGGCCACACTGCCTGTTTTTCTGAATGCACTCTCCGGAAAAGGTGTGCATTTGGTTACCGTGAATGATTACCTGGCCAAACGGGATTCGGAATGGATGGGACCCATCTATGAGTTTCATGGTCTTACGGTGGATTGCATTGATAAACACCAGCCTAATTCGGAAGCCAGGAGGAAGGCCTATAACAGCGATATTACATTCGGAACCAACAATGAGTTTGGCTTTGACTACCTGCGCGACAATATGGCACATAGTCCGGCTGAACTGGTTCAGCGAAAACACAACTACTCCATCGTCGATGAGGTTGACTCGGTTCTGGTGGATGATGCCAGGACCCCTCTGATCATTTCCGGCCCCATTCCAAAGGGGGATGACCAGGAGTTCGGAGAATACAAGCCCAAGGTGGAAAAACTAGTCACGGTCCAGCGCCATCTGGTTAATAACATCTTTACGGAAGCAAGGAAGCTGCTTGCTGAGGGCGATACTGAAAAGGCAGGTTTTAAACTGCTTCAGGCTCATAAGGGCTTACCCAAATATAAGGCATTGATCAAGCTTCTGAGTGAAGAGGGGAACAAGTCCCTGCTGCTGAAAACAGAAAATCACTATATGCAGGAGCAATCCAAGAATATGCACCTGGTGACCGATGAACTTTACTTTACTATTGAGGAAAAACTCAATTCAGTGGAGCTTACAGAGAAGGGGATCGACCTGATCACAGGGTCTTCTGATGATCCGGACTTCTTTATCCTTCCTGATATCGGGTCGGAAGTGGCCGAGATTGAACGCTCCGACATGGAGGATAAGAAGAAGCTGGAGATTAAAGATAAGATGCTTCAGGATTATGCAGTAAAATCGGAAAGGATCCATACCGTTAACCAGTTGTTGAAAGCATACGCCATGTTTGAAAAGGAGGTGGAGTATGTGGTCATGGACAATAAGGTGAAGATCGTGGATGAGCAGACAGGTCGTATTATGGAGGGCCGTAGGTACAGCGACGGATTGCACCAGGCCATTGAGGCCAAGGAAAATGTTAAGGTGGAAGCCGCCACACAGACCTGGGCCACCATTACCCTGCAGAACTATTTCCGGATGTACCATAAACTGGCCGGCATGACCGGTACAGCTGAAACAGAAGCGGGTGAATTCTGGGATATCTACAAACTGGATGTTATGGTTATACCGACCAACCGGCCTATTGTCAGGGACGACCGTGAGGATCTGGTATACAAAACAAAGCGGGAAAAGTATAACGCAGTGATTGATGAGCTGGTACGGCTTAACAAGGAGGGACGTCCCGCACTGGTGGGTACTACCACCGTAGAGGTGTCTGAGCTGCTCTCCAAAATGCTTAAGATTGGAAAGATTCCGCATAATGTCCTGAATGCCAAACTGCACCAGCGGGAGGCCGAAGTGGTTGCCCAGGCAGGCAAGGCAGGCACGGTTACCATCGCCACGAATATGGCAGGACGGGGTACCGATATCAAGTTGTCCGCGGAGGTTAAGGTGGCGGGCGGACTTGCTATTATCGGAACCGAAAGGCACGAGTCGAGGCGGGTCGACCGGCAGCTGCGCGGCCGGTCGGGCCGGCAGGGTGATCCGGGCTCCTCCCAGTTCTATGTCTGTCTGGAGGATGACCTGATGCGCCTGTTCGGATCGGAGCGCATCGCGGGTATGATGGATAAGCTCGGACTAAAAGAGGGAGAGGTGATCCAGCACTCCATGATCACCAAATCCATTGAACGCGCCCAGAAAAAGGTGGAGGAGAACAACTTTGGTATTCGTAAGAATTTGCTGGAGTATGATGATGTGATGAATTCTCAGCGCGAGGTGATCTACAAGCGCAGAAAGCATGCCCTTTATGGAGAGAGACTCGGTCTCGATATTGCGAATATGATGTTCGATGTGACCGAAAGTATTGTAAATGAATATCACAGCAGCGGTGACTTTGATGGTTTCAAACTGGAACTGATCCGCTTTCTTTCGATCGAATCACCGGTGGCAGCTGATGAATTCAAACGCCTGACCAGCAACGAGCTGGTCGATAAGATTTACGAGGACCTGCTGATAGCATACAAAAGGAAGCAGGAAAGCATCTCAGAACAGGCCATGCCGGTAATCAACCAGGTCTATGAACATCAGCGCCAGGTATATGAAAATATTGTAGTTCCTGTCTCTGATGGGACCCGGGTTTTTCAGGTCCTGGCAAACCTTGAAAAATGCTATAATTCGGGGGGTAAGGAACTGGTCCGTTCCTACGAAAAGAGCATTATCCTGGCCACCATCGATCAATCCTGGCAGGAGCACCTTCGCGAACTGGACGATCTGCGCCAGTCGGTACGAAATGCCCAGTATGAGCAGAAAGACCCTTTGTTGATTTATAAGTTTGAGGCTTTTGAGCTTTTTACTGCTATGATTGATAAGGTAAACAAAGATGTGGTTTCCACTCTGATGAAGGCCCATATTCCTCTGAAGGACCCCAATAGTGTGAAGCGGGCGGAGGCTCCCAAAAAACTGGACCTGAGTAAGTTTGAAGCCAACAAGGATGAGTTGAACAGTTATAATGATCCCTCAGGTGGCGGTAAGGCAAAAGATGGACGAACCCAGGCACATCAGCCAGTCAGGGTGGAAAAGAAGGTGGGCCGGAATGATCCCTGTCCATGCGGCAGTGGTAAAAAATACAAAAACTGTCACGGCAGGCCCGGTGCCTGA